A genomic window from Pseudogulbenkiania sp. MAI-1 includes:
- a CDS encoding phosphatidylglycerophosphatase A produces MTTLRKPDWAFVTRRPAHFLAFGFGSGLASRAPGTWGTLAALPLAGLLHWAGLAGLPLAVFCLPLFLLGVWVCQVTGDALGVHDYGGIVWDEIVAMLLVLSITPFTVTGWALAFGLFRLFDIVKPWPIRWFDRHVHGGFGVMLDDLIAALFAMASLWLLLGARVA; encoded by the coding sequence TTGACCACTTTGCGTAAACCCGACTGGGCTTTCGTCACGCGCCGCCCGGCCCACTTCCTGGCCTTTGGCTTCGGCTCCGGCCTGGCGTCGCGCGCGCCCGGCACCTGGGGGACGCTGGCGGCTTTGCCGCTGGCCGGGCTACTGCATTGGGCCGGCCTGGCTGGCCTGCCTCTGGCGGTATTCTGTCTGCCGCTGTTCCTGCTAGGGGTGTGGGTGTGCCAGGTAACCGGCGATGCCTTGGGTGTGCACGACTATGGCGGTATCGTCTGGGACGAGATCGTCGCCATGCTGCTGGTGCTGTCGATAACGCCGTTCACGGTGACTGGCTGGGCACTGGCGTTCGGACTGTTCCGTCTGTTCGACATCGTCAAGCCGTGGCCGATCCGCTGGTTCGATCGTCACGTGCACGGCGGATTCGGCGTGATGCTGGACGACCTGATCGCGGCGCTGTTTGCGATGGCGAGCCTGTGGCTATTGCTTGGAGCGAGGGTGGCCTGA
- a CDS encoding type II secretion system F family protein — MNTSQWIYLAIIFLVVFGVALAISMQIAPNRVKARLDKVIEADTPLDADTASDWVAKAVKIATPLAKLSVPADGWESSPIRIRFMNAGYRGTSAVPLYFGAKTLLALLFPGILFLYLELTGSHVEGNNYLMFMLLAAAFGYYLPNIILARRIENRQREIFNHFPDAIDLLLVCVEAGLGLDAALLKVGEEMRIKSPILADELHLVNLELRAGSSKERALRNLAMRTGVLEVDTLVAMLIQADRFGTSIGESLRVHADDLRTKRRLRAEEAAAKIPLKLLFPLIFCIFPALLLVLLGPAFIQIYRILLPTIGGGQ, encoded by the coding sequence ATGAACACCTCTCAGTGGATATACCTTGCCATTATCTTCCTGGTGGTCTTTGGTGTTGCCTTGGCCATCTCCATGCAGATTGCGCCCAATCGGGTCAAGGCCAGGCTGGACAAGGTTATAGAGGCCGATACGCCGCTTGATGCGGACACGGCTTCAGACTGGGTTGCCAAAGCCGTCAAGATTGCCACGCCGCTGGCAAAACTCTCGGTGCCGGCCGACGGCTGGGAAAGCTCGCCCATCCGCATCCGCTTCATGAACGCGGGCTACCGAGGCACATCCGCCGTACCCTTGTACTTTGGCGCCAAAACGCTGCTGGCACTGCTGTTTCCCGGCATCCTGTTTCTTTACCTGGAACTGACGGGCAGCCATGTAGAGGGCAACAACTATTTGATGTTCATGCTCCTGGCTGCCGCCTTTGGCTATTACCTGCCCAACATCATTCTGGCGCGGCGTATCGAGAACCGTCAGCGGGAAATCTTCAACCACTTCCCCGACGCCATCGATCTCTTGCTGGTCTGCGTGGAGGCTGGGCTGGGGTTGGATGCGGCCCTCTTGAAGGTGGGAGAGGAGATGCGCATCAAGAGCCCCATCCTTGCGGACGAGCTGCACCTGGTCAACCTCGAACTGCGTGCCGGCAGCAGCAAGGAAAGAGCCTTGCGCAACTTGGCCATGCGTACCGGCGTACTGGAAGTAGACACTCTGGTGGCCATGCTCATCCAGGCCGACCGTTTTGGCACCAGTATCGGTGAATCGCTGCGCGTTCATGCCGACGACCTGCGCACCAAGCGTCGCTTGCGGGCAGAAGAAGCCGCCGCCAAGATTCCGTTGAAACTGCTATTCCCGCTGATCTTCTGCATTTTCCCGGCGCTCTTGCTCGTTCTGCTCGGGCCGGCCTTCATCCAGATCTATCGCATTCTGCTACCTACTATTGGCGGCGGGCAGTAA
- the thiL gene encoding thiamine-phosphate kinase produces MNEFELIQRHFTRPAGNAVLGVGDDAAIVRPTPGHDLHVSVDMLVEGRHFFADVAPRALGHKTLAVNLSDMAAMGATPRWVVLSLALPQLDEHWASEFAAGFFGLAEAHGVSVIGGDTTRGPLTLSATIFGETLAGQALRRDAARVGDDIWVSGELGLAALAVRQRLRGDVDPPPDVLAQCRRKLDYPTPRVALGLQLLDLAHAAIDVSDGLMADLGHILERSGVAAEVWLEALPTLPWLAENRLSFPGIIAAGGDDYELCFTAPTSARAELAALAEALDCPLTRVGRIVAGQGGRLLDADGQTVTLQRSGFDHFA; encoded by the coding sequence ATGAACGAATTCGAGCTGATTCAACGTCACTTCACCCGGCCGGCCGGCAACGCCGTGCTCGGCGTCGGGGACGACGCCGCCATTGTCCGCCCCACGCCCGGCCATGACCTGCACGTGTCGGTCGACATGCTGGTGGAAGGGCGACACTTCTTTGCCGATGTCGCCCCCCGTGCACTCGGCCACAAAACGCTGGCAGTAAACCTCTCCGACATGGCCGCCATGGGCGCGACGCCGCGCTGGGTCGTGCTGTCTCTGGCACTGCCGCAACTGGACGAGCACTGGGCCAGCGAGTTTGCCGCCGGTTTCTTCGGCCTGGCCGAAGCGCACGGCGTCAGCGTGATTGGGGGCGATACCACGCGTGGCCCCTTGACGCTGTCGGCCACCATCTTCGGTGAAACCCTGGCCGGTCAGGCTCTCCGCCGCGACGCAGCCCGGGTCGGCGACGACATCTGGGTCAGTGGCGAGCTGGGGCTGGCCGCGCTGGCGGTGCGCCAGCGGCTGCGTGGCGACGTCGATCCACCGCCGGACGTGCTCGCGCAGTGCCGCCGCAAACTCGACTATCCGACCCCGCGTGTGGCGCTTGGGCTGCAACTGCTCGATTTGGCGCACGCCGCCATCGACGTGTCCGATGGCTTGATGGCCGACCTGGGGCACATCCTGGAGCGCTCCGGCGTGGCGGCCGAAGTCTGGTTGGAGGCCTTGCCGACGCTGCCCTGGTTGGCGGAAAACCGCCTGAGCTTCCCCGGCATCATCGCCGCTGGCGGTGATGATTACGAGCTGTGTTTCACCGCGCCGACCAGCGCCCGTGCCGAGCTGGCCGCCCTGGCCGAGGCCTTGGACTGCCCGCTGACCCGTGTCGGCCGCATCGTGGCGGGGCAGGGCGGTCGACTGCTGGATGCTGACGGGCAAACGGTGACGCTGCAAAGGAGCGGGTTTGACCACTTTGCGTAA
- a CDS encoding calcium:proton antiporter, producing the protein MKSLLAEKNLLIAFLVAIALFAFEHSLLHAGKPVVFAVIAVLLATIMGAALRVAHHAEMLAVKLGEPYGTMILTLSAVLVEVVILAIMMLSGGSPTLARDTVYSALMLDINGILGFAAIIGGLKHGEQPYNLDSGNSYVSMILVAVGVSMFVPEFVPQEKWQAYSAFTIVAMVLLYGLFLRMQTGKHSYFFDYAYEHQEEHEHGAEGISTGKHAGLLVVSIALIGLLSELMAAFLNAGLEGSGLPAIIPAILVALISASPEILTAMRAAVANRMQSVLNIALGASLATVVLTIPVIEGIALFTGQPIEMAMTPAQTAMVLLTLLVSTINLHDGETNAIEGYTHVALFATFLFLSGIGL; encoded by the coding sequence ATGAAGTCGCTGCTCGCCGAAAAAAACCTTCTGATCGCCTTCTTGGTTGCGATCGCCCTTTTTGCCTTTGAACACAGTCTTCTGCACGCCGGCAAACCGGTAGTATTTGCCGTCATCGCTGTGCTGCTCGCCACCATCATGGGTGCCGCCCTGCGTGTCGCACACCATGCCGAGATGCTGGCCGTCAAGCTGGGCGAGCCGTACGGCACGATGATCCTGACGCTGTCGGCGGTGCTGGTGGAGGTGGTGATCCTGGCAATCATGATGCTGTCCGGCGGCAGCCCCACGCTGGCGCGTGATACGGTGTATTCGGCGCTGATGCTGGATATCAACGGCATTCTCGGCTTCGCCGCCATCATCGGCGGACTGAAGCACGGCGAGCAACCGTATAACCTCGATTCGGGCAACAGCTATGTGTCGATGATCCTGGTAGCGGTGGGAGTGTCGATGTTCGTACCGGAGTTCGTGCCCCAGGAGAAGTGGCAGGCTTATTCGGCCTTCACCATCGTGGCGATGGTACTGCTCTATGGCTTGTTCCTGCGCATGCAGACTGGGAAGCACAGCTACTTCTTCGATTACGCCTATGAGCATCAGGAAGAGCACGAGCACGGCGCGGAGGGCATTTCCACCGGCAAGCATGCAGGGCTGCTCGTTGTCAGCATTGCGCTGATCGGCTTGTTGTCGGAGCTGATGGCGGCCTTCCTGAATGCGGGGCTGGAAGGCAGTGGCCTGCCGGCGATCATCCCCGCCATTCTGGTGGCGCTGATTTCGGCGAGCCCGGAGATCCTGACTGCCATGCGTGCCGCCGTCGCCAACCGCATGCAGTCGGTGCTCAACATCGCACTGGGCGCCTCGCTGGCGACGGTGGTGCTGACGATTCCGGTGATTGAGGGGATTGCGCTCTTTACCGGCCAGCCGATCGAAATGGCGATGACGCCGGCCCAGACGGCAATGGTGCTACTGACGCTGCTGGTCTCCACCATCAACCTGCACGATGGCGAAACCAATGCCATCGAGGGCTATACCCACGTGGCGCTGTTTGCGACGTTCCTGTTCTTGTCGGGGATTGGGTTGTGA
- the nusB gene encoding transcription antitermination factor NusB, which produces MKTSRRRAREFAVQGIYEWELNPDRPASLIEKHLRENDYFVKADEALFRTLLFGVLKDAAELSPKIDRYYERPAEEVSPVERAVLLMAALELTQHPETPYPVIINEAIEITKTFGGTDGHKFVNGVLDKLAADVRPDEVASQRSRRATS; this is translated from the coding sequence ATGAAAACCTCTCGCCGTCGCGCGCGCGAATTTGCCGTCCAGGGCATCTACGAGTGGGAGCTGAACCCGGATCGTCCGGCTTCGCTGATCGAGAAACACCTGCGTGAGAACGACTACTTCGTCAAAGCCGACGAAGCATTGTTCCGCACACTGCTGTTCGGCGTGCTGAAGGACGCCGCCGAACTGTCGCCCAAGATCGACCGTTACTACGAACGCCCGGCCGAAGAAGTCAGCCCGGTCGAGCGCGCCGTGCTGCTGATGGCGGCGCTGGAGCTGACCCAGCACCCCGAAACGCCGTACCCGGTGATCATCAACGAAGCCATCGAAATCACCAAAACCTTCGGCGGTACTGACGGTCACAAGTTTGTCAACGGTGTGCTGGACAAGCTGGCCGCCGATGTGCGCCCGGACGAAGTGGCGTCACAGCGCTCCCGCCGCGCCACCAGCTGA
- a CDS encoding type II secretion system F family protein yields the protein MDTTFSIVIVLIFIAVVFLLEGAYLTWNSYKGPEASRIERRLQAMSAGAHSSETMTLMKERLLSETKWFQHFLLAFPRVHQLDRILMQSGLKLKVGTFLGITLAFGLAAFFGTRFFPIPLILSIAIALAAASLPWMVVMHFRRKRLIKFEEQLPDAIDLMCRALRAGHALPQSLKMIADEMSDPIAGEFRITFDEVNYGFSLQEAMMNLATRIPSTDLRYMVIAVLIQRETGGNLAELLGNISALIRARLKLYGTIRVLSAEGKLSAWILTLLPFAVAAVINIINPKFMKVLWEDSTGFVMVAAIGFMMVMGIFWMRQIIKIKV from the coding sequence ATGGACACAACCTTTTCGATCGTCATAGTGCTGATTTTCATCGCCGTGGTGTTTTTGCTGGAAGGCGCCTATCTGACCTGGAACTCTTACAAAGGGCCGGAAGCCAGCCGCATCGAGCGCCGCCTGCAGGCCATGTCGGCAGGTGCGCACAGCAGCGAAACCATGACGCTGATGAAAGAGCGCCTGCTGAGCGAAACCAAGTGGTTTCAGCACTTTCTGTTGGCTTTTCCCCGGGTACATCAGCTCGACCGGATTCTGATGCAATCAGGGCTCAAGCTGAAAGTCGGTACTTTTCTCGGCATTACGCTGGCCTTCGGTTTGGCAGCTTTCTTTGGGACACGTTTTTTCCCCATCCCCCTCATTCTTTCGATAGCGATAGCACTTGCCGCCGCCAGTCTTCCCTGGATGGTCGTAATGCATTTCCGGCGCAAACGCCTGATCAAGTTCGAGGAGCAACTGCCTGACGCGATCGACCTGATGTGCCGCGCCCTGCGCGCCGGTCACGCCTTGCCTCAATCGTTGAAGATGATCGCCGATGAAATGTCGGACCCGATCGCCGGGGAATTTCGCATCACCTTCGACGAGGTCAACTACGGCTTCTCGTTGCAGGAGGCCATGATGAACCTGGCAACCCGCATACCCAGCACAGACCTGCGTTATATGGTGATTGCGGTGCTGATCCAGCGCGAAACCGGCGGCAACCTCGCGGAACTACTGGGTAATATCAGCGCCCTGATCCGGGCACGCCTGAAGCTGTACGGCACAATTCGGGTGCTGTCGGCCGAAGGCAAGCTGTCCGCCTGGATTCTGACGCTCCTGCCGTTTGCCGTTGCCGCCGTCATCAACATCATCAACCCCAAATTCATGAAGGTACTGTGGGAAGACTCCACCGGCTTCGTCATGGTGGCAGCCATCGGGTTCATGATGGTGATGGGCATTTTCTGGATGCGCCAGATCATCAAGATCAAGGTTTGA
- a CDS encoding LytR C-terminal domain-containing protein encodes MKTPLILTLLCTAPLLQSCESTPPKQAWTMKPVMQVRHSNESPSAYYQLGRYYQGQNRLDKAVSAFRKALELDSQYAEAHNALGALYATQGKFDLAIAEFQAALVSSPNTAHFHNNLGYAYYLQGRYAEAAPVFDKAAALNPGDARISNNLGLTLAKLGQPRQAREAFMLAAARSAEASAPTPGPDTTGETATARTAPLSLPKDQGVIAPAISTPLARAPLPTAKPLAAPAEAPRTAPKPDMTLVQSSPNRYELRHNVDEPATVLALQEAISAPRLRLKARFEVANGNGVTGMAKRVGRVLADKGFPSARLTNQKPFRQPVTLVEYRKGFASEAERLSASLPAKPMIKERNSLRSSTDIRLVLGKDVAYNVALVTPEQESLRLALNVASKPQN; translated from the coding sequence ATGAAAACGCCCCTGATACTGACTTTACTGTGCACGGCTCCCCTCTTGCAAAGCTGTGAATCCACGCCTCCAAAACAAGCGTGGACCATGAAGCCCGTGATGCAAGTACGTCACTCCAACGAAAGCCCCTCGGCCTATTACCAACTTGGCCGCTATTACCAGGGCCAGAATCGGCTGGATAAAGCTGTTTCGGCCTTCAGGAAGGCGCTGGAGCTGGATAGCCAGTATGCCGAGGCCCACAATGCACTGGGAGCACTCTACGCAACCCAAGGAAAATTTGATCTGGCTATCGCCGAATTCCAGGCAGCCTTGGTTTCCTCCCCCAACACCGCGCATTTCCATAACAACCTGGGCTATGCCTATTATCTGCAAGGGCGTTATGCCGAAGCGGCCCCCGTCTTCGACAAGGCTGCCGCACTAAACCCGGGAGATGCCCGAATTAGCAACAATCTCGGCCTGACCCTGGCCAAATTGGGCCAGCCCCGACAGGCACGAGAAGCTTTCATGTTGGCAGCGGCTCGATCGGCAGAGGCCTCTGCCCCCACCCCAGGCCCGGACACCACCGGGGAGACAGCCACCGCCCGCACCGCGCCTCTATCCCTACCCAAAGACCAAGGAGTGATCGCCCCGGCGATAAGCACCCCACTTGCCCGCGCCCCTCTGCCCACGGCAAAACCGCTGGCAGCACCGGCTGAAGCACCTCGTACCGCACCAAAGCCCGACATGACGCTGGTCCAGTCGAGCCCGAACCGTTACGAACTGCGCCACAACGTGGACGAGCCGGCAACCGTCTTGGCGTTGCAGGAAGCCATTTCCGCGCCGCGGCTCCGCCTCAAGGCACGCTTCGAGGTTGCCAACGGCAACGGCGTCACCGGAATGGCAAAAAGGGTCGGCAGAGTTTTGGCCGACAAAGGCTTCCCCAGTGCCCGGCTCACCAACCAGAAACCCTTCCGGCAACCGGTGACCCTGGTCGAATACCGCAAGGGCTTTGCCTCTGAAGCCGAACGGCTCAGCGCCAGCCTGCCCGCCAAGCCGATGATCAAGGAAAGGAACAGCCTGAGAAGCAGCACTGATATCCGTCTGGTGCTGGGTAAGGACGTAGCGTACAACGTCGCCCTTGTCACGCCGGAGCAGGAGAGTCTCCGGCTGGCCCTCAATGTAGCGAGCAAACCCCAGAATTAA